The nucleotide sequence AGTTGCCGTCGCCAGCGTGGAATACATTGAGTACAGGTATGTCTAATTCATCGCCCAAGTCATAGATGTATTGCAAGACTTCTTGTAAGTGAGCCCTAGGAATAACGGCATCCTGAATCATCAGGCCGGGACTTAATTGTCCCATAAGGCCACCAGCGACTTTGCGAGCCTTCCAAAGTTTGAGGCGTTTTTCATCATCATCTTCAGCACTGACTTTAGTAGCGTCGTGACTTTGGAGAATTTGTTTGACTTGCTCCACACGACAATCCACCAGTGGAGCTGGACCGTCGATTTCGGTAAGGATTACCCAGGACTTCTTGTCGATGCCAACCGCCATATTGGAGTTTTCTACCAATTGCACGACAGCATTATCAATGAACTCAATGGCCACGGGTGGGGTGGGCATATGCACCAGTTCATTAATGGCTTTAGTACAGGATTGTAAGTCTTTGTATTCAGCGAGGAAAGTCCACACTTTTTCCGGGATGGGTTTGAGTTTAAGCCAAATTTTGGTGATGATGCCAAGGGTGCCTTCTGAACCGACCATGAGGCTGTTCCAATGGAAAGTTCCCACTGAGCCACCTTGGGCACTGGGGCCGCCAAAACGAACCAATTGCCCATCTTGTTGGATCACTTCCATACCCAAAACGTAATTGGCGGTTACACCATAGCGAAAACAGCGAATGCCACCGGCATTTTCAGCCACATTGCCTCCGAGAGTGGAGGCAAAACCACTGGAGGGGTCGGGGGGATAAAAGAGGGCATGTTCCTTAAGGTGAGTATTGAGTCGATTGAGGACCAGGCCCGGTTCAACGACGCAGTACATGTCGTCTGGATTGATCTCTAAAACTTTGTTCAAGCGTGAAAGGTGAATGATGAGTCCACCTTCAAGAGCCACTGGACCACCGGATAAAGATGTGCCAGCTCCTCTTACTGTGTAGGGGAAGCCGCAGTCCTGGGCGACTTTCAAAATAGGAGCGATTTCATCGGCATTATTAACGATAATAACGCAATCAGGTAGGTAGCGGTGAAAGCCCAGGCCATCATTTTCGTAAACGGTGAGCTCTGCTTGATCAGTCAAAACCTGGGCTTGTGGACAAGCCTTTTTGAGTGCTTGAGTCCAGGTATCTTGCCATTGAATTTTTTCTGTATGTAGGTCCATAATCTTTCTTATGTAAATTTTATAACTGCAAATACTATTGAGTTATAATAGGGTATTAGCAAATTGAATTTTAACTAAAAATATGCAAAATATTGCATTTTTATATATTTTATTCAAAAATTAGCTCTGTAAATGTTTGGTAAATTAAGCATTTATCTCTAAGTTTTAGGAGTTAAAGAAAGGCGAAGTTAATGAGTAAAGATTTAAGTGTTTATATAAAGCAAGTTTATAATTCCTGGCTTGATCTATTAAAAGGTAGGGATGAAAGTGCTTTGTTGACCGATGGCGACTTATCTAAAAAATTTGATGTCAGTCGTTTTACTGTTCAACGGGCCAAATCTCTACTAGAAGAAAATGGTACACTGATCATTCAGGGACACAAGAAATCTTTTGGACGAGCAGTTGTTCAGGACGATTACTTCGAGGTATCTGAGAGTTCGGAGAAGAGGTCGACGCAGATTGTGAAAGAGATTCTTATGGACTTGGGTTCGGGTCACTACCAAGCGGATCAAGCTTTAAGCGAAACCGACTTAGCTAAAAAATACGGTTGTCATTTAGCTCTTATTCGAGAAGTACTGTTGTCCATTCAATCTTATGGCTTAGTTCTTAAGAATGGTCGCAGTCAGTGGCGAGTTGTCCCTATTAATGCTGAAAGTACTAGAGAAGTGGTGGAGTTGCGCGAGGCTATAGAGCTCTTTGCCTTGAAGCAAATGCTAGAGCGCGATAGTGGAGATCCAGTCCGCAGAAATTTTGAGGCCCTTTATGATTTACATGAGGAGATGTTGTGTAATCAGGGTGATTATGGCATTGAGCAGTTTATGGAGCTGGATAATAAGTTTCATCACGGTTTGATCGAAGCCTGCTCTAATCGTTTTTTCGATCGTTATAAGTTGCTGATTAGTTTCTTTATCTATAACACTTTGCGGGTTCGTGAACAAGATGAAGGTAGTTTTTCTGGTTTGATTCATCACCTAAACGTACTGCGTTATTGTAAAGAAAATAAAAAGAACCAAGCGCTAAAAGAAATGCAAAAGCATATTCACGTATCTGGTTCAGTTCTTGCGGAAATCGCAAGCTTTAGGAAATAAAGGTTATAAAAGGTTAATTTATTTTTTATTAAGTCTTGCATAGTCGCTCATCTTCTACTATACTTTTAATAAAGATAAAGATATAGCAGAGATGGTAATGAATAAGAATGACTATAATTTGAGCAAAACGATTGCCGGGGAAATTCGTTCGTGGATTATTAAAGGTAAGCTCAAGCCCCAGGATAAGCTCACACCTCGCGCAGAGTTGGAGCAGCGCTTTTCCACGACTCCTAAGACAATTCAGAAATCCTGTGATCAACTTGTACAGAGCGGTTTTCTTAAAGTTGTACCGCGCAGGGGAACCTATATAGCTGATTACCTACCCCATAAGTATAACTTTGCAGTTCTCATTAAATCAAAAGCTGATTCACCCGGTTGGACCAATTATTGGTCCGTGATCCAAAAAGTCTGTGGCGAAATCAGTAAAAGTAGTCGCTTTAATTTTGAAGTTAGAACAGATGTTAATGTAGAGACTCGATCGGAGTCCTACCTCAAGCTTTTAGATGATGTAGAAAGCCAGCGCTTAGCCGGAGTTGTTTTTGCGATGAACGCAAAGGACTTTCTTGGAACAGCTACCTTGGAGTCACAACAACTGCAAAGGTTTTCTCTCAATCACAATAATTTAAACATTCCTTCTCTTAGTTTGTCTATGGAGACTTTCTCTCGTAAAGCCTTGGCTAAACTCAAATCATTAAAGGCTCAAAAGGTAGCAGCCCTAATGCCCATGGGGTTTAATGATGAACAAAAAGATGCAGTGTTACTACAGGCAAAGAACTTAGGTCTTGAGATGGACGAGTCCATGCTTCAATCTTTGGATATCCACCATTTATCATGGGTAAAAAATATATTGTCACTGATGTTCGCAGTCGAAGATAAACCCGATGCACTGATTGTCTTTGACGATAACTTTTTGCCAGAAGTTGAAGGCGTTTTGGAGGGTCTAAAGCTGATTGGCAAGGTGCAAATTTTGAGCCACGCCAACTTTCCTTTATTGCAGAAAAGTAATCATTCGTGCTTGCGTCTTGGCTATGATGTACGGGATGTTTTCCAACAGATTATAAATCACATCAATAAGCAAAGGCTTGGCGCAGAAGTATTAGCTGAACTTGTAGTTGAAGCCAAATTTGAAGAAGAATTATGCGCCATAGAGCATTCAAAAAATTTAGAAAAAGTTAGCCAGCTTGTAGCCATAAGCTAAGGAGAAAAAAATGAGAAAAAAGCAAGTTTCACTTATAGAGATTTTAGTGGTCGTCGCCATTATTGGTATTTTAGCATCCTTACTACTACCTGCTTTGGGAAAAGCTCGAGACACATCTCGTAAAGCTGTTTGTAAGAATAACTTAAAACAATTGAGCCTTG is from Lentisphaera profundi and encodes:
- a CDS encoding FAD-binding oxidoreductase; translation: MDLHTEKIQWQDTWTQALKKACPQAQVLTDQAELTVYENDGLGFHRYLPDCVIIVNNADEIAPILKVAQDCGFPYTVRGAGTSLSGGPVALEGGLIIHLSRLNKVLEINPDDMYCVVEPGLVLNRLNTHLKEHALFYPPDPSSGFASTLGGNVAENAGGIRCFRYGVTANYVLGMEVIQQDGQLVRFGGPSAQGGSVGTFHWNSLMVGSEGTLGIITKIWLKLKPIPEKVWTFLAEYKDLQSCTKAINELVHMPTPPVAIEFIDNAVVQLVENSNMAVGIDKKSWVILTEIDGPAPLVDCRVEQVKQILQSHDATKVSAEDDDEKRLKLWKARKVAGGLMGQLSPGLMIQDAVIPRAHLQEVLQYIYDLGDELDIPVLNVFHAGDGNLHPNFLFDDRVPEEMKNIKTLSNKLIAKVIELGGTLSGEHGLGNDKSCYLDQIFSPEEIDFQMSLLRALNINDQMNPGKIIPQRSFVGCCAPHKHERKA
- a CDS encoding GntR family transcriptional regulator; protein product: MNKNDYNLSKTIAGEIRSWIIKGKLKPQDKLTPRAELEQRFSTTPKTIQKSCDQLVQSGFLKVVPRRGTYIADYLPHKYNFAVLIKSKADSPGWTNYWSVIQKVCGEISKSSRFNFEVRTDVNVETRSESYLKLLDDVESQRLAGVVFAMNAKDFLGTATLESQQLQRFSLNHNNLNIPSLSLSMETFSRKALAKLKSLKAQKVAALMPMGFNDEQKDAVLLQAKNLGLEMDESMLQSLDIHHLSWVKNILSLMFAVEDKPDALIVFDDNFLPEVEGVLEGLKLIGKVQILSHANFPLLQKSNHSCLRLGYDVRDVFQQIINHINKQRLGAEVLAELVVEAKFEEELCAIEHSKNLEKVSQLVAIS
- a CDS encoding GntR family transcriptional regulator, translating into MSKDLSVYIKQVYNSWLDLLKGRDESALLTDGDLSKKFDVSRFTVQRAKSLLEENGTLIIQGHKKSFGRAVVQDDYFEVSESSEKRSTQIVKEILMDLGSGHYQADQALSETDLAKKYGCHLALIREVLLSIQSYGLVLKNGRSQWRVVPINAESTREVVELREAIELFALKQMLERDSGDPVRRNFEALYDLHEEMLCNQGDYGIEQFMELDNKFHHGLIEACSNRFFDRYKLLISFFIYNTLRVREQDEGSFSGLIHHLNVLRYCKENKKNQALKEMQKHIHVSGSVLAEIASFRK